GCACAGACCAGTAAGAGTAGCTGTTCCTATTAGGGATTTAAATTATGGATGCCATGTTGAGATAGAAGCTATGGCAGAAGTGGAGTAATTGTTATGAAGTTAGAAGAATATTTAAAAGATATAAAATTAACAAAGAAAGAAAAAGAAATAATTGAATTTATACTAAAAAATTTAGATGAAGTTTGCTTTATGACATCATCAGCTATGGCTGAAAAATTAAATGTTGGGGATACTACTATAATTAGATTATCTAAAAAATTAGGATTTTTAAAATTTTCAGAATTCAAAAAAATTATTCAAGAAGATGCTTTTGAAAATAAAAATTTAAAGAATAAATCAGACATACCCTATGAAAGAATTTCTAATGAAAAACTATCAAATGAAAATTTAATAGAGTTAACAAGAGAAAATTTTATGAAAAAAAAAGATTCTGATATGATTGGTAATAGTCATGAAAAATATATAGAAGTACAAAAGTTAATATTAAATTCTAATAGAAAATTTATCGCAGGATTTAGAAATTCTTCTGGAATTTCAAATTTTTTTGCTACATTGTTATCTCATATTTTGCCAAATGTTCAAAATATTAATGGGAATGAAAGCTTTGAAGATAAGTTAATAGATTCTAATGAACAAGATGTTTTAATTCTATTTAGTTTTCCTAGATATTCCAAGAATGCTTTAATAAGTTTAGAGATTGCTAAGGAAAATAATACTAAAATTATTGTATTTACAGATAAGATAACATCTGAAGTAGCTGAAGGAGCTACAAAAGTTATTTTAAATAATATAGATTCAGTAGATTTTTCAAATTCCCTTTCTGGTACAATGTTATCAATTGAAATACTTATAAATCTTATTAGTAATAATTGTAAAGAAAAATCTAAAAAAAGATTGAAAAAATTAGATAAATATATGGATAAAACAGGTTTATATTAAATAAAAATTCCTTCAGTTTTTAAACTGAAGGAATAAAATATAGTTTATTTTATTAAAAGTTCTGCAATTTGGATAGCATTAGTTGCAGCACCTTTTCTTATTTGATCTCCACAACACCAAAGTGATAACCCTTTCTTATCATCTCTACTCATGTCATACCTTAGTCTTCCAACAAAAACTAAATCTTGATCACTTGTATCAAGTGGCATAGGAAGATTTCCATCTTTTTCTGTAGGAATAAATTTAACTCCAGGTGAATTTTTAAGTATTTCTTCAGCTTTTTTAATATCCATTTCATTTTCAAATTCAATAGTTATTGATTCAGAGTGACTTCTATATACAGGAACTCTTACACATGTACAATTAACTTTTAAATCTTCATTCCCAAGTATTTTTTTACCTTCATTTTGGAATTTCATTTCCTCAGAACTATATCCCATATCATTGAAGCCACCAATTTGTGGAATAAGATTATAAGCTATTTGATGAGAAAAAACTTTAGGATTAACTTCTTTATTTTGTGAAATAGCTGCAACTTGCTCATCTAATTCAGTTATTCCTCCAGCCCCAGCTCCAGATACAGCTTGATAAGTTGAAACTATAATTTTTTTAATCTTATTAAATGAATTTAATTTATTAATTGCAACAAGACCAATGATTGTAGCACAGTTTGGATTTGCGATTAAGCCCTTATGATCTTTAGCAGCCTCAGGATTAACTTCAGGGACCACTAGAGGAACATTATCATCTAATCTAAAGGCACTACTGTTATCAACAACAACACATCCCTCTTCTATGGCTGAAGGGATTAATTCTTTGGCTAAATCATTAGGTGAAGCTCCAAGTAGGATATCTATATTTTTAAATATGCCTTTTTTAGCTTCTTCTATAAAATATTTAACACCTTTAAAATTAATTTCTTTTCCTGCACTTCTTGAACTTGCAAAAAATCTAATATTTTCTATAGGGAAATTTCTTTCCTCTAATAATTTAATCATTTCTTGACCTACTGCTCCAGTAGCTCCTAGTATTCCTACATTATATTTTTTCA
This genomic window from Fusobacterium sp. JB019 contains:
- a CDS encoding MurR/RpiR family transcriptional regulator, whose amino-acid sequence is MKLEEYLKDIKLTKKEKEIIEFILKNLDEVCFMTSSAMAEKLNVGDTTIIRLSKKLGFLKFSEFKKIIQEDAFENKNLKNKSDIPYERISNEKLSNENLIELTRENFMKKKDSDMIGNSHEKYIEVQKLILNSNRKFIAGFRNSSGISNFFATLLSHILPNVQNINGNESFEDKLIDSNEQDVLILFSFPRYSKNALISLEIAKENNTKIIVFTDKITSEVAEGATKVILNNIDSVDFSNSLSGTMLSIEILINLISNNCKEKSKKRLKKLDKYMDKTGLY
- a CDS encoding aspartate-semialdehyde dehydrogenase, translating into MKKYNVGILGATGAVGQEMIKLLEERNFPIENIRFFASSRSAGKEINFKGVKYFIEEAKKGIFKNIDILLGASPNDLAKELIPSAIEEGCVVVDNSSAFRLDDNVPLVVPEVNPEAAKDHKGLIANPNCATIIGLVAINKLNSFNKIKKIIVSTYQAVSGAGAGGITELDEQVAAISQNKEVNPKVFSHQIAYNLIPQIGGFNDMGYSSEEMKFQNEGKKILGNEDLKVNCTCVRVPVYRSHSESITIEFENEMDIKKAEEILKNSPGVKFIPTEKDGNLPMPLDTSDQDLVFVGRLRYDMSRDDKKGLSLWCCGDQIRKGAATNAIQIAELLIK